Within Salvia splendens isolate huo1 chromosome 21, SspV2, whole genome shotgun sequence, the genomic segment CCATGCCAAACATCATCTAATAAACTACCATGCCAAATATCATCAAATAAAACTAAGTAATTGTACTGAGTCACACAGGCCGTGCAACCCAatagtataatttaaataattttcattttgaacAAATTAAGTGATTGGACTAAGTCACATAGATCGTTTAACCCAatacaatttaaatattttcgaTATGAACAAATTAAGTAATTGTACCGAGTCACACAGACCAATTTAGAGAAGTTTGTATATAAACAGATTGCTCAATTTGTAGCGAATAAATCAATTTAAGACCAACTTAGAGAAGCCTATCTGAAATGATCAGATTGAAGTCACCTGCAaatttagtactactaatatACAAGTCAACCTTGGACAGTCGTGTAGCTGCCCAAGAAACGTGATTATTCATGTATTTGCATTTAATAATTCCAATAGTTTATCTAAATTTTAACATGATGGAACCACTAATATTTCTTAATTATCATAAACTAACCCTGTCAATGTTGAAGCGTGGGGGTCATGATTTCTCGCACAAGTTTCCTAATTAATTAGATCATTTGATTCCCTCTATAAATAGAAACCCCTGAGTTGTGATAATTTCATAAGCAATTACAAAAATTAAGAGATACTTTGACATTCAATTCAATGGCATTAgcatcatcatcttctttcaGAAAGGTACTTCCCCCGACTAATGGAAGGCTAATCACAATTCTTAGCATCGACGGGGGCGGAATTCGCGGCATCATCCCTGCCAAGATTCTTGAGTTTCTCGAATCCGAGCTCCAGGTAAACTCACGTTCGTgtgcaatttatttattttttgtttggcgtaaacttatagtagtagtagtagtagtataatttttaattggaATCGATGATCAGAAATTGGACGGCGAAGATGCTAGAATCGTCGACTACTTTGATGTTATCGCTGGGACGAGCACCGGAGGGCTTATGACAACCATGCTGGTGGCACCAGATGCTAATAACAGACCCTTATACGCTGCTAAAGATATTGCTCCATTTTACGTGAACAATGGGCCTAAGATCTTTCCCCAGTATGATTATTTCCTAGTGTACTATTTTCTCTaagttattatttttaattagggttttgaatATTAAAAAGGGATATTAATTTGTAGGCCCTTTGGATCGTTTGGAAGCACGTTTGCTCAATTGGGAGGACCCAAATACAATGGGAAGTATTTACACAAATTGTTGAGAGATGGTTTAGGAGAGAGCCGGTTGCATGACACCTTGACCAACGTTGTCATCCCGACCTTCGACATCAAGTTAATGCAGCCAACTATCTTCTCCTCTTACGAGGTCggtctctctatctctctcttattttattgtttGCACATATTGCCCTTATGATAATATTGAAAAATATGTACTATAATGATATCGCAAATTTTAGATCTAAACTGTTTGTTTTAGATCATCCAACGAATTAtattatgtttaattttatattaggAAGTCATTCTCACCCTAGTGcaactatatatatagatagggTTGTGATCTATGATGGTGAAAAATAGTGAATTTAATTGTTACAAATGTAGATGTATAAAGAG encodes:
- the LOC121783772 gene encoding patatin-like protein 1 isoform X2, encoding MALASSSSFRKVLPPTNGRLITILSIDGGGIRGIIPAKILEFLESELQKLDGEDARIVDYFDVIAGTSTGGLMTTMLVAPDANNRPLYAAKDIAPFYVNNGPKIFPQPFGSFGSTFAQLGGPKYNGKYLHKLLRDGLGESRLHDTLTNVVIPTFDIKLMQPTIFSSYEVKNSPFMDALLSDICIGTSAAPTFFPAHHFTNSDASGQSRDFHLIDGGVAANNPTLVAIREAMKETMRNFPDYFPVRPLNFDKLLVISLGTGTDKEEQKYTAEQAAKWGIFSWLVQGNSSPVIDIYNQSSKDMVDYFLQVVFQSLQSEDNYLRVQRR